The following are encoded together in the Bos javanicus breed banteng chromosome 4, ARS-OSU_banteng_1.0, whole genome shotgun sequence genome:
- the LOC133246520 gene encoding serine protease 58-like, with translation MKCCVFFMLMSMAGVILAADSNTEKRNEVDFTIPYMVYLQSFPEPCVGTLIHPQWVLTAAHCPSPVKIRLGIYQPNIKNKHEQTQSYSMTVPYPDFNSEYLSNDLMMIKLSEAAKVTTQVGTIAIAMEPLSLNESCFIPTWTWSKYKNLSDPDILTWINQYTRPYDECQNMQDERMAANVLCVGQPLKTLSDAKEVSAAPAICGGRVHGILSWAKGSVTLGNEGFFTEISSYSRWIMSIIESY, from the exons ATGAAGTGCTGTGTCTTCTTCATGCTCATGAGCATGGCTG GAGTCATTCTGGCAGCAGATTCTAACACTGAGAAGAGGAATGAAGTAGATTTTACTATTCCTTATATGGTCTACCTGCAGTCCTTCCCAGAACCCTGTGTGGGGACACTCATTCACCCACAGTGGGTACTGACCGCTGCTCACTGCCCCTCTCC TGTTAAAATCCGATTGGGAATTTATCAACCCAACATCAAAAATAAGCACGAGCAGACCCAGAGTTACTCAATGACTGTGCCCTACCCTGACTTCAACTCAGAATATCTGAGCAATGACCTGATGATGATAAAACTGTCTGAGGCTGCTAAAGTCACCACCCAAGTGGGAACCATAGCCATAGCTATGGAACCCTTATCACTTAATGAATCCTGCTTTATCCCAACCTGGACCTGGAGTAAATACAAAAACC TTAGTGACCCTGACATACTGACTTGGATAAACCAATATACTCGTCCCTACGATGAGTGCCAGAACATGCAAGACGAAAGAATGGCAGCAAACGTTCTGTGTGTGGGGCAGCCTCTAAAGACCCTGTCTGATGCTAAG GAAGTCTCAGCAGCTCCGGCCATCTGCGGTGGGAGGGTGCATGGAATCTTGAGTTGGGCAAAAGGAAGTGTCACCCTTGGAAATGAAGGATTCTTCACAGAAATCAGTTCTTATTCAAGATGGATCATGAGCATCATTGAAAGCTACTGA